The following nucleotide sequence is from Salvia miltiorrhiza cultivar Shanhuang (shh) chromosome 7, IMPLAD_Smil_shh, whole genome shotgun sequence.
ttttttaaaattatattatattatattaaaaaataacatataaattgtttatcctaaaatctgaatttattcctagatatagactttgaaaaataaaaaaattataacatttttttgttttatcattaagtaatacttatataaaatctaaattaaaaatctaaataccaaaaattgaatattaaaagtgaaaaaaaagaaaaggaaaaaaggaatAGATTTTGCCTTAGGTTATTTCACCTTCGATCCTAAAAATTTTCGCGCCTAACACCTTCGATCCCGCGCTGAATTTTTCATTCCTTTGCAATTTTCGTTCGTGTGCAAGTTTGGTTCCTCAAAATTTTCGTTCGTCTGCAAACGGAGGACCGCCGTTCGGCCTTCCTCTGCCTGTTGCGCCGCCACCCCTGCTCGCCGAGGCGCCGCCCTTCATCTGCTCTCAACATCTGGTCGCCGTCGTTCAGGAAATAGAGAAGCTGACGTCCGCAAAAGGGGGAAGCTGACTTCTGCAAAAGGAGGACGGCCGTTCGCCCTTCCTCTGCCTGTTGCGCCGCCACCCCTGCTCGCCGAGGCGCCGCCTTTCATCTGCTCTCAACATCTGGTCGCCGTCGCCCGCCCTTCCGCTTTTCGTTGCGCCGCCGCCAGCAATTCCAGGTTCGATTGAACTAGGGCTTTTTAATTGTGAAATTAATAAGTCTCGATTGAACTAGGGCTTTATTTGTATGTTTACATTCTTTATTTTTGCTCCAAAGTTGATTTGATTTATGATATCCTCTAGTATCCTTTTCTATTGATGACAAAGTGCATATTCCAATTACAACGGAGATGCATATTGTTGTTTCTGCAATCTGCAAATTCCTTTTCTTAAGCACTTCATCATCATATGTATAATTCTCAGCATTGTCAACATAAACCTGGGAAAAGGGGCAAAAGTAGCAGCGACCAGTGATGTAAGACTTCTAAGCTAACATCCCTTCAGCCTGAATGAAACTCTTCGATGATTAATATCAACCAGAGTGCccatattaaaaaatagattagCAAGATTGCCCCCCTTCTAATCCTACTTAGGCAGGCCCAGGTCCTTATTGGCCATCAATTAGCCATTTGGTCCTTATGTGCAGCTCACTGAGTGCATATGACATTATACATACACGACCTGAAAATAACTCATCTAAGTGATAATTTCCAAGTTCAGACACAATAATGTTACCCACATATTCTGAGAGGTGCTCTGCAGTTTATCTAAGAATAAGAAAATAACTACAtgattttcaattaaactaactaaattcCAATTTGTTGCTCCCAAAATACTGAAAAGTGCCTAATAAACTGAAATATCAAGACAATATTTACAAGGCAATATCCGTAAGTAGAAATGTAGAATATAAAGTCACCAACAATGATATTCATTTGATACTTACATATCACTTAGCATACTCAATTAATCAAGTCATCCTCTGAGTTAAGTAAGAAAACAAAGACATTGATGGGCAACAATGCTAACAGAACTCCAGTCATCATATATGTCTGCTattgcaatttttatttatatttaaaagcTACCTACATGGCTGTATGCAATTCAGCACCTTTACCATGCTtgatgatatttggttatcatGTTCTGTTGGAATTTGATGCATATGTTACTTATGCTTCAGGTAATTGATGCATGTGCTAAAGGGGATTTGGGCCGCTTTATAAACCATAGTTGTGACCCTAACTGCCGGACAGAAAAGGTATTACTGGAAACTTTACCTTTCTTATATGTGTTTTCTTCATATATTTCAGAGGTTCAGTATAATGTGAAAGGTTATGGATCTGTAAAAACTTTTATTCAGTTTAATCATGTTAACAAATTACATGCATTCCCCTCCTATGGGGTGTGGCTTTCACCTTCCCCACTTCCTCCCCagtttgtgtgtgtttgttgacGTTTCATGTGAAGCCCAACAGAACTTTCGCATCTTCAAAAATCATTATGTGTGATAATTAAACTTCCTAAGAATGGAGAATCCTTAAAATTTTTGAACAACTTTCCTTTTGATCTTGTGATAGGTTTATCATTTACATTTATGTTGTTTTAGGTTTGAAAGCACACGGTGATAGAGAGATTGACAAAGAGATAAGCTTGAAGGTGAGTTTTATATCCTCTTGCTTTTAGTTTTGCACCATGGCTCAACTGGCAGCCATGGTTATGTAAATACCTTATATAGATTTTAGAAGGAATCTAGGTGCTCTTAGTTTTGCACCATGGCTCAACTGGCAGCCATGGTTATGCATGAATATCATAGATAAGCATGTATCTAGGTAGTCGATATGGAGAGTAGGTTGGGGAATGGCTCGTTCCATTCCATTTGTTGCTGTGGTGATGGCTTGGAGCCGATTCTATGTGCTATGTGTGTTTGTGCTGTGTGTTTTGATGCTTACactttagtttagtttgaaCATTTATCATGAACATGCTATAGATTGTAAAATATGGTGTTGTGGGCTAGCAGATATAaggaaaaaatagcaaaatatATACTTTGAAACGAGAGAGGAAACACATGGAATGTGATTATTAACAGAACCAAATCAAATCTTAGTACTTAATAGTATTAGTATCTCTCAACTACCAGTTTTGTACTGCACAACAAATATCTGTGCAATATTTATAACTGAACTAATTACACTTCCATCACAAATCTGAGTCACAATACTAGAAAGTTAGAAACAGTAACTTTCCCGTTgataggagtattatttttctgtTAAGACTTAAAATCATATTAGCATTAGATACGAATTATATCAGTTGACTGATGGCCAATTAAATCCGAGACAGATTCTAGATATAAATCCAATTAACTAAATATGATATTTGAAGTACAACTGGAGaatcttaaataaaataatttaacagTTACTAATTATTACATACACTACTGTATAGGTTTATTATGTggttactaattaattatttgataaactGCCACTATTTAGGTACATTGCGTGGTTACTTACGGAAttgataaaaatgaataaattatggaTGTCAAAGAATAGATTATCACAAGAGTATGAGGACGGAGTTGAAGCTTTTTTGAATTTTGCAGTCCAAAGTGGTTGTGATGCTAACTTAATCTCTTGTCCTTGTGCAAAGTGTGCTAACACTAGGAAGTATAAACGTATTGTCGTAAAGGGTCATATAATAATGAATGGTATGGACATGACATATAAGAAGTGGGTATGGCATGGTGAAGGGCAGACATCATCTCTATCAACACATGATACTAATCGGGTTGGACAAGGGGATACGAGATGTAGTGTTGAGGAACCAATAGATATGATTCACGATGCGTATGATGTCTATGAAAATAACCCAACCCATTTTCAGACGTTGCTTGAAGACGCTGAAAAACCTCTATATCCTGGTTGTAGTCAATTTACCAAGCTATCTGCCACTATTAAATTGTACAATTTGAAGGCGAAACATGGTTGGAGTGATAGTAGTTTCAATGATCTATTGAAATTGGTAAAAGAAATGCTCCCTGAAACCAATTCCATGCCTTTTTCTTTGTACGATGCAAAGAAAACCTTAAGCACCCTAGGGTTAGATTATGACAAGATTCATGCCTGCCCCAACGATTGTATTTTATATCGGAAGGAGTATTTAGATTCAAGTGATTGCCCTACATGTGGGATGTCAAGATGGAAGGTGAATAAGAAAGGTAAGGCTATGCCTGGAGTGCCGTCAAAAGTTCTGTGGTATTTTCCTCCAATACCAAGATTCAGAAGAATGTTTCGTACTCGGGAAATTGCGAAAGAGCTAGTTTGGCATGCAGATGAAAGAAAGCGTGACGGTAAGTTGCGTCATCCAGCTGATGCACCGGCTTGGAGATTAGTAGACAACAAATGGCCCGATTTCGGCAACGAACCCAGAAATCTTAGATTAGCTTTAGCAACAGATGGTATGAATCCACACAATATGATGAATTCTAACTATAGTTGTTGGCCTGTTGTACTTGTCACGTACAACCTTCCTCCGTGGTTATGCATGAAGAGAAGATTTATGATGCTAACTCTATTGATTTCTGGTCCCAAGCAACCCGGGAATGATATTGATGTATACTTGGCACCCCTAATTGATGACTTGAAAGAGTTATGGGAGATAGGCATCCAAGCATATGACGCACATCGTTCTCAAAGCTTCACACTTAGATCGGTTCTATTATGGACAATCAATGATTTTCCTGCCTATGGAAACTTGTCTGGGTGTTCTGTTAAAGGGTATAAAGCATGCCCGATTTGTGCAGATCAAACTCATTCTAAATGGCTACCGTACAGTAGAAAAGTATCTTATACAGGACACCGACAATTTTTACCTGAATCCCATCCATACCGAAGGCAGAAGAAAGCGTTTGACGGCGTACAAGAGTTGCGGGCTGCCCCAAAACCTCTAAGTGGCacagaagtttttgaaagaatgCAAGCATGCAATTGTGTGTGGGGAAAAACAAAGGGCAGAAAAATATCAGATGAAGTGAATTctaagaagagaaagaaaaaggatAAAAAAGAGCAAAATGAGACAAAAGAGTCAGTTGGTCCTTCCGTAGGCAACTCATGTTTCAAGAAAAAGTCAATTTTCTATGAGTTAGAGTATTGGCAATATTTACATGTTCGTCACATACTCGATGTGATGCACATTGAAAAAAATGTTCTAGAAAGTCTAATCGGTACATTGTTGGATATTCCTGGGAAAACGAAGGATGGAGTTGCTGCGAGAATGGATTTGGTACACATGTGTGTGAGAAATGAGTTAGCACCAACTGTGGTTGGGAAGAAGACATGTTTGCCGCCTGCATGTTATACACTTACTAAAGAGGAGAAGCGCAAAGTCTGTACTTCATTTCTTGGAATGAAGTTTCCCGATGGATATTCTTCAAACATTAGTAAGCTCGTATCCATGAAGGATCTGAAACTTAGTGGATTAAAATCACATGATTGCCATGTATTGATGCAGCAATTGCTTCCAATAGCTATTCGTGGTGTTTTGCCTAAGCATGTGAGGATTGCCATTACTAGGTTGTGTCACTTTTTCAATGATATATGCAATAAAGAGATAGATGTGCCTAGGTTGGAAGTAATTCAAAAAGACATAGTGACAACTTTGTGCCTGCTTGAGAAATACTTCACACCTTCATTTTTTGACATCATGGTACATTTAACTGTACATCTTGTGCGTGAAGTTAAATTGTGTGGTCCGGTGTGGTATAGatggatgtatccttttgagAGATACATGAAAATTTTGAAGGGGTATGTACGCAATCGTCATCGACCAGAAGGGTGTATTGCCGAGTCATATATTGTAGAAGAGGCTGTTGAATATTGCTCGGAATACTTAGCCAATACATACACTATAGGGATCCCATCTTCTAATCTGAAGGACAACCTGACAGAGTCTTCATCAAGAGCTACAGTAAAAGTAATCAGTGATGAAGAATGGGAGCAAGCTCATCGTTATGTGCTAACAAACGATGCCGATATTGATCCCTATATTGAGTAAGcttgaactattaatttcatttttcaacttAGTGAACAAAGGTCAGATCACTCTAAATCCAATAACTTCTATAGGGCTCACATGGCACATTTGACAACAATGTTTCCTAAGAAAGCTAAGATAAAGAAATGGCTTCAAGAGGAACACAATAGGCTTTTTATTACTTGGATGCGTGAGCAAGTAAGTACTCTATTGGAAATTATTACTGTTTAtgttataaaaaattaacttaTATTATTCTTTAACTTGTTTGTAGGTTGCAAATTCCTCTATCGACTCTAGATTGAGATTTCTATCTTTTGGGCCTAGCAAACGTGTAACACAATATGCTAGTTACACTATTGATGGTTTTGTTTTTAATACAAAAAACCGTGATGATTTTAGAGTGGCTCAAAATTCTGGAGTTAGCATACATGCAAGTGTTATGCAAGTTGCTAGTTcgaaagataaaaatccaattGTTTGTGACATGTTATTTTATGGAAGAATTGAGGAAATATGGGAGCTTGATTACACTGCATTCCGTGTTGTAGTATTTAAGTGTAGTTGGGTAGACAACAAAAGTGGCGTAAGAGTGGATGATTCTGGCTTTACCTTAGtgaatttgaataaattagggTACAAGACAGATTCATTTATATTGGGTAATCAAGCTAAACAAGTGTTCTACATTCAAGATCCTGAGGATGAAGCATGGTCTGTAGTTCTTGCTAGTCCCAACAAACGATACACTGAAGAAGTCAATCGTGATAATATGGGAGACATTTCTGTCCAACTCCAAGGTTTTTCAAGCACAGTGCCTGTAGTTGATTCAAACAATGCGTCAGATGAAAATGAACCACCATGTGTGCGTGAAGACTGTGATGTTATTTGGGTTGACAATGCTAATATGTAGTTTGGTATGAGTtttgcaatatttatttattttttagcacCTAATGATTATATAGTTATTTTTACATGTTTgttaaaataattgttgttgCTAATGGTATACATTACTGACCTTGTCCAGGGAGTGCTCATTTAGGAAGCACAATTGTCGATTCTAAAATATCATTTTGATTACATACACTATAATAAAACTAATATCTGTCGGTTATCACTATATTTCTGGAGTTCCATTATTTATGGGTAGGAATCTAGACTTATAGTGGATCTGTGTGTTTGGTAAACTGATTGATTTTCTTTGCTGTTATAAACTGATTGACATTAGGTGCTAATATTACAATTACACTCATTTGCTTATTTATCACAACAGTTGTCTTATGTTATAGTTTCTAGTGAATCTATACTTAGTGGTTTTAATCGATACaatgtttcttttttttataggGATTTGATCGAGAAGGAAAGTTGAGATCTAGCTGCTAGACTCAGGGAGAAGCTCCAAACTGTAGAACAGGACTAGTACTTCAATGGATAATGATCCTTGTGCCCCGGCACCTTCTACAAATACAAATACAACTTCAACAAGTAGAGCCAAAAGGGGGAAAGTATGTCTGACGAAAGTTGCTCAGCGGAGGGCAAAAGGGGTCATCCAACATGTTGATTTCAACGCACGTGGACAGCCAGTGGGTGAGGCAGCAGCTGAAATGCAAAGTTACATTGGCCTCCTTACACGTGATCACGTGAAGATAAACATTAAGAAGTGGAAAGCTGTCCCGCAAGATGTTAAAGACCTGATATGGGACACGGTTAAAGTAAATCTCCAGaaaatatgttatttttgtgtttttaggAATCTTATGtttgtataattttattgatttcatGCTCTTGTAGTCTTCCTACGATGTTCCCGAGCAGTGGAAGGCTGGATGTATGGAATCTGCAAATGCCAAGTGGCGAAGCTGGAAATGTAGAATGTACAATGAATTCATTGTACCATGTCAAGATGACGCCTCGAAGTTGCAAGAACCACCACCGGGAAGTGGCATTCTGCCATTAGAATGGAATCAGTTTGTAGTCACTCGACTGTCGACTGAATTTAAGGTGTTTGatttttaaagattttttaATTGCTTGAAGCTCTGTCTCTTACATCACTACTTTAATATTGCAGAATTTCAGTGCGCAACAAAAGGAGAGACGGAGTAAGAACATATACCCCCATCGACTTTCCCGCAAAGGATATGCTAAATTTGCCGAAGAGTTGAAGGTTGTAAATTCCTTTTTTGCTAAGAGATTATTGAATAGTCGAAACATAGTATGCGGACTCTTTAAGAACCATGCATGAGCAGGTGATGTTGTGTTAGTAGGATGCGTATAACAGTTGAGAAAGGGAAATGGGAATGCTTGCATACACTCTGTAGCTGCTGGGAATGCATCGAATAGTGAACTGACAGTCTTGAATATAGCCTGATTACTTATTCCCTACTGTTAATAGGATGTTGATTTTCATTGACTACTTAAAATATCAAATGCATTTAGGAATCTTGTTCAGGTAGAGACCGTCATGGACAAAAGATAGATTTTATTACCAGTGCTACAAAACCTAGTTTGATAGGCGATTCAATGAGAACTTGAGCTTTCCTGCAGGTGTTTATGAAAGATTAAAGAATGTTATTATTTGCTCTTACATTAATTATAAAAGCAAATGGTGAAGAATTGACCAAAGATCCTTCTCTCATACTTGATACTTGTTTGTCATCGTTTTCTGATAGTGAGAATTAACTGCATCATCTGGTGAACAGAACCTGTATCTTTTTCCAATCTGCAGTCAAATTGAAGTTTTCCCTCTTACTTTAATGTCCCCAACAAATGTTTGCTATTTAATGAACATTTTGCAGTAACTATACTATCTAAATTCATATTATTTGTTTTGTAGACGTCTGATTTACACGGTGATGAAGATATAGACAGAGCTACGATGTGGAAGAAAGCAAGACTGACCAAGGACGGAGAAGTTCAGAATGATAACTTGAAGAATGCTTTCCAGAAAATAGTATGAAATTGCattatgttattttaatttaaattattcattaaattggacaaattaatgttttaaccatttaattgcttaaaaataACAGGATGACTGCATAAGGGAAAAGGAGGAAGGCCGAGTTGATTCTTCATCTTGTTCAAGCGATTTGCTATCACGTGCCCTGGAGAAACCTGAACATAGTGGCCGTGTGCGAGGTTTAGGGGCAGGGGTGAAACCCAAATCATTCTTTGAAACACCTAGAGTTAAGAAACAAGAAATTGATGAGAAAGCGCAAACTGAGCTGGAAGAAGCAAAGAAGCAAATAAAAGAACAAGATGGACGCATACTTGTTCTAGATAAAGTGATCTACGAGTTAGTAAGCAGAATTGGAAAACTGGAATCGAAGGTGGGTGATAAGGACGATAAGTCTGAAGGATTAGGCAGCTGTTCTGTGATAAAGCCTCAAAAGATGCAGATTGAAAACGATGAAGACATGAAGGTGGTTGAAAACGCTGAAGACATCAAGGTGGTTGAAAAATCAGTTgggtaattttaattctttctagCAGccttttaatattaattaatacttcTAACATATCATGTGTTGTGTATTTAGAAACCTGATAAAAAGACATGTGGAAAAAAGATTGAAAAGGATGAAGACATGAAGGTGGTTGAAAATGATGAAGACATCAAGGTGGTTGAAAAATCAGTTGggtaatttttaattctttctagCAGcctattaatattaattaatacttcTAACATATATTGTGTTGTGTGTTTAGAGACCTGATAAGAAGACACGTGGAAAAAAGATTGAAAACGATGAAGACATGAAGGTGGTTGAAAACGATGAAGACATTGAGGTGGTTGAAAAATCAGTTGGGTTGGAGGTATTATGTGAAtacttttgaaaaatatttttggtcTTTTCTTCCTTTCATCTATTTTTGGTCTTTTCTTCCTTTCTAATTGATGTAGGGGAAGGTGGTTAAATTACTTGAAGACGGATCCAAAAAACTTGTAGCTTACGGAACGGTCATGGTTGCTGGAGATGTCCTTCACGGATCTCCCTTTCCTAAAGACTGCTTACGTGTGGCGATTGATGAGGTTGTTGATGATAATGCACGATTACCCAAATCTATTTCAGATGACATGGTTACAGTGGGAAATGCATTAGGAACCCATGTAGCATGGCCTACTCATTTGGTGGTGGAGAAATCAATTGaggtaattttaattctttctagCAGCCttttagtattaattaatacCTAACATATAATGTGTTGTGTATTTAGAAACCTGATAAGAAGACACGTGGAAAAAAGATTTTGAAAGAGTCCGCGGTGAAGAATTTGTCATCATTGCCTTCGTCATTAGTAGCACTATATTGTATGATGGAGAAGTCATTCGCGGGTGAAGGAATACGTCTTCCAATAGACTTTGAAATGTTTGGGCAAGATCTAAGCGTTTGGATTCTCTTGAAGGATGATGTGATTCCCTTTTGTAATCTGGAACCGATTACAGGGAACAGCATTATCGCATACATTTGGTAAATATCTTATTAAGCTACTATCATTTATAATCGGGATTTCTTATCTAAGTCTGAAATGATTTGTTGACAGCCATTCTTATGGAAAGATGAAGACAGAGGGAAGTCTTGGGAGGTTTATGTTTGTGAATCCATTTACTGTATCTCATAATCGACAAGACTCAACCGAGACAAGAGCCCGCAAACTAGCAGACAGGTTACTTCAGGCTTTATCAAATCAGCTGGTACTCGTTCCTTGCAACGTGGGGTAAGTGAAAATGTTAAGTTAGTAGTTAGTGTGGTATATGTTTTCGCCTactaatccaattttttttataaaatagtgGGCATTGGATTCTGACAATCATTGATCTTGAGAAAGATCGTGTCTCTTTGATGGATCCAATTTGTCATCGGAATAAAGATACCCCATGGAAACTCGTCGTTGACACGTAAGTCTTACACACTTTAACTAATCATTTCTGTTATTGATTTTTATAGCTAATATGAAATTTCTGGTTGCCTTTGATTTCAAGTGCGATGAATATTGTGAATGCACGCAAGggaaaaaaattcaagaaaacaGCAAGTTGGGAAGTGGTTAAGGTAGgtataattttctatttatggCTATTACAACTTAATTATGTTTGTTATTGCCAAGTTCCCTAGCATATATGTGAACTGTAAACTGCCACTTATTGGCTGCTCTTGTTGGCTGAAAATCATGCATATGAAGGGGTAAACTGCCACTTATTGACTGCTCTTTTTCGGATTCTTGAATCTTGATAGGGTCCTATCCAGCCTGATGCATCTCAATGTGgattttatgtcatcaagttCATGAAAGAGATCATAACACGCTATGAACTTAATGCCTACACGTCTCTATCATCGATGGtaactatatatattatactcttCATCATTTAACTTTCTAATAGAACTTTTGTAATTAttcgtaaaatatatttatgtacGTATTTCTTTTTACAGTTTAAGAATGTTAAGACATACACCGAAGCTGAAATCGATGATATTCGTGAGGAATGGGCAACTTTTGTGATAAAGCATGTGTTTGCTTGAACTTTAGGTATGATAGCGATATGTTAATGTAAATTTTCTTAGGTGGAAGCTATGGATAATTGAAAGCTGTTGCATTTACATTCATGAAATCCTTTAACTTAATGTTTTATTTGCATAAAAATTTCACATTTTGACTGCATGAAGTTGGTATTATGCAGGAATGGAGCAGATGATAGGAAAGATAGAAGTTCCCGGGAACTACAATCCTTATTTACAACAAGAAGACTACAACATGGATGGATAACCGTATAGATCTCTTGACTTGTGGTATATGTGCTTTATGAACTGAAAATATTAGTTTCTTCTACTCGAACTCGGAGAATGCTGACCTTGTCGTCTTGAACTGCATTTTGTCTGGCCTCGTTGCTTTAAATTACTCATGTATTGGACTGCATTTTGCCCTGTAGATTAACAGATCTTACTTTTGAATCTTTGATGATTGTTTTTGCAACTTCTGAATGTTAATATTATGTTctcaatgttattttattatttgaatttttttcttttgagttttagatataaataaaaagcaaaattgagaatatataaaaaatatgcagAAAACTGTCATCTATTACATGCAAAACTGTTATCTATGATAAAATAGACAACAAAAATTAAaggtcatacataacggttagtaaccgttatgtatgataACAATAACGAaaataatccgttatgtatgtggAGACAAACCGTTATGAATGAaagtcatagataacggatgtaAGTGTTATGTATCACAatataaaaccgttatctatatcttacaaagataacggtttaaaccgttataaaaagtataaaaaactgttaactatgttatgagaaaaaagaaatattatataatagataacggattaattctaatacataacagtcgaaaaccgttatctatatcttacaaagataacggtttaaaccgttataaaaagtataaaaaactgttaactatgttatgagaaaaaagaaatattatataatacataacggattaattctaatacataacagtcgaaaaccgttatctttttcttacaaagataacggtttaaaccgttataaaaagtataaaaaactgttaactatgttatgagaaaaaagaaatattatataatagataacggattaattctaatacataacagtcgaaaaccgttatctttttcttacaaagataacggtttaaaccgttataaaaagtataaaaaactgttaactataatatgaaaaaatatatattatggaatagataacggataaattataatacataacagtcgaaaaaccgttatgtataat
It contains:
- the LOC130994461 gene encoding uncharacterized protein LOC130994461, which produces MAVIDACAKGDLGRFINHSCDPNCRTEKFNHVNKLHAFPSYGVWLSPSPLPPQFIIYIYVVLGLKAHGDREIDKEISLKCANTRKYKRIVVKGHIIMNGMDMTYKKWVWHGEGQTSSLSTHDTNRVGQGDTRCSVEEPIDMIHDAYDVYENNPTHFQTLLEDAEKPLYPGCSQFTKLSATIKLYNLKAKHGWSDSSFNDLLKLVKEMLPETNSMPFSLYDAKKTLSTLGLDYDKIHACPNDCILYRKEYLDSSDCPTCGMSRWKVNKKGKAMPGVPSKVLWYFPPIPRFRRMFRTREIAKELVWHADERKRDGKLRHPADAPAWRLVDNKWPDFGNEPRNLRLALATDGMNPHNMMNSNYSCWPVVLVTYNLPPWLCMKRRFMMLTLLISGPKQPGNDIDVYLAPLIDDLKELWEIGIQAYDAHRSQSFTLRSVLLWTINDFPAYGNLSGCSVKGYKACPICADQTHSKWLPYSRKVSYTGHRQFLPESHPYRRQKKAFDGVQELRAAPKPLSGTEVFERMQACNCVWGKTKGRKISDEVNSKKRKKKDKKEQNETKESVGPSVGNSCFKKKSIFYELEYWQYLHVRHILDVMHIEKNVLESLIGTLLDIPGKTKDGVAARMDLVHMCVRNELAPTVVGKKTCLPPACYTLTKEEKRKVCTSFLGMKFPDGYSSNISKLVSMKDLKLSGLKSHDCHVLMQQLLPIAIRGVLPKHVRIAITRLCHFFNDICNKEIDVPRLEVIQKDIVTTLCLLEKYFTPSFFDIMVHLTVHLVREVKLCGPVWYRWMYPFERYMKILKGYVRNRHRPEGCIAESYIVEEAVEYCSEYLANTYTIGIPSSNLKDNLTESSSRATVKVISDEEWEQAHRYVLTNDADIDPYIEAHMAHLTTMFPKKAKIKKWLQEEHNRLFITWMREQVANSSIDSRLRFLSFGPSKRVTQYASYTIDGFVFNTKNRDDFRVAQNSGVSIHASVMQVASSKDKNPIVCDMLFYGRIEEIWELDYTAFRVVVFKCSWVDNKSGVRVDDSGFTLVNLNKLGYKTDSFILGNQAKQVFYIQDPEDEAWSVVLASPNKRYTEEVNRDNMGDISVQLQGFSSTVPVVDSNNASDENEPPCVREDCDVIWVDNANM
- the LOC130994462 gene encoding uncharacterized protein LOC130994462, whose translation is MDNDPCAPAPSTNTNTTSTSRAKRGKVCLTKVAQRRAKGVIQHVDFNARGQPVGEAAAEMQSYIGLLTRDHVKINIKKWKAVPQDVKDLIWDTVKSSYDVPEQWKAGCMESANAKWRSWKCRMYNEFIVPCQDDASKLQEPPPGSGILPLEWNQFVVTRLSTEFKNFSAQQKERRSKNIYPHRLSRKGYAKFAEELKTSDLHGDEDIDRATMWKKARLTKDGEVQNDNLKNAFQKIDDCIREKEEGRVDSSSCSSDLLSRALEKPEHSGRVRGLGAGVKPKSFFETPRVKKQEIDEKAQTELEEAKKQIKEQDGRILVLDKVIYELVSRIGKLESKVGDKDDKSEGLGSCSVIKPQKMQIENDEDMKVVENAEDIKKPDKKTCGKKIEKDEDMKVVENDEDIKRPDKKTRGKKIENDEDMKVVENDEDIEVVEKSVGLEGKVVKLLEDGSKKLVAYGTVMVAGDVLHGSPFPKDCLRVAIDEVVDDNARLPKSISDDMVTVGNALGTHVAWPTHLVVEKSIEVILILSSSLLVLINT